A section of the Streptomyces sp. NBC_01335 genome encodes:
- a CDS encoding DUF4231 domain-containing protein, whose protein sequence is MARDFDDDAPRRIGDANDLVLARKRDADERIYVVNTNLVIDAQEKLARRRRLDRIWRAGAAVSWLSLLTAVIGTGIAAWTTGDPARFALGDLICGSLLLMSLLALVGVHFAGRGVPTLQRIEAQLVSAQESLWQQKADRRPDLHDRRNLYREEVATAIEKYQVDSRKYRRIHNSLQSLIMIGSASTTTIAALDTGKELTWQSVTLTAISFAITVAAMFTGYYKFRERSYFLQQTADAIEQEANAVTLGIGPYAPYGPDQEDEALKLFTQRVEDHRNEQRRRQQQLDQPADQAAPSSQPPAA, encoded by the coding sequence ATGGCCCGCGACTTCGACGACGACGCGCCCCGCCGGATCGGCGACGCGAACGACCTGGTCCTCGCCCGCAAGCGGGACGCCGACGAACGGATCTACGTGGTGAACACCAACCTCGTCATCGACGCCCAGGAGAAGCTCGCCCGACGCCGGCGACTGGACCGCATCTGGCGCGCCGGGGCGGCCGTCAGCTGGCTGTCCTTACTGACCGCCGTCATCGGCACCGGCATCGCCGCGTGGACCACGGGCGACCCGGCGCGGTTCGCCCTGGGTGACCTGATCTGCGGAAGCCTCCTCCTGATGTCCCTGCTGGCGCTGGTCGGCGTCCACTTCGCCGGGCGGGGCGTGCCAACCCTCCAGCGCATCGAGGCGCAGCTCGTCTCCGCGCAGGAGTCGCTGTGGCAGCAGAAGGCCGACCGGCGTCCCGACCTGCACGACCGGCGCAATCTCTACCGCGAGGAAGTCGCCACCGCGATCGAGAAGTACCAGGTCGACAGCCGGAAGTACCGGCGGATCCACAACAGCCTGCAGTCCCTCATCATGATCGGCTCTGCATCCACGACGACGATCGCCGCCCTGGACACCGGCAAGGAGCTGACCTGGCAGAGCGTCACCCTGACCGCCATCAGCTTCGCCATCACGGTGGCCGCGATGTTCACCGGCTACTACAAATTCCGCGAGCGCAGCTACTTCCTTCAGCAGACCGCCGACGCCATCGAGCAGGAGGCCAACGCCGTCACCCTCGGCATCGGCCCGTACGCGCCATACGGGCCCGACCAGGAGGACGAGGCGCTGAAGCTTTTCACCCAGCGCGTCGAAGACCACCGCAACGAGCAGCGCCGCCGCCAGCAGCAGCTGGACCAGCCCGCAGACCAGGCCGCCCCGTCCAGTCAGCCGCCGGCGGCCTGA
- the tap gene encoding telomere-associated protein Tap, with protein MSTEEQLFSAVDALLEQVAQDDLPDPAERKRLREAAGLSQAQIATALNARREAVGNWETGRTEPRPPKRAAYARLLEGLAARFPAPAADAPAAAPAPVVPAAFTGPAPVPAPAAAAPVAAARREPAAKAAVSSRRPGAKKALAKKTAAPAGANDPRFVNGPLAVIDADPDGQVSAYCVGGLVLDVPAKTIPALVDWTLTEARLGQARLHRNGRDADPILVLTAAALERYGLPVALSEEERHASRLPSGHKVVKQIEKAGLQMSQRGLGPWARLYRDPEGSKRRCVQLCILPWNALDPREWDKKDDPQLPTMHPAELVQYLGLYAARVITPRGSTATTGLELMTALRPPTRAEKNPATGAFERAFNDDAITAKYDVVPCEVPDEHPILKNAGFARHHLRTPAEMLMEEPYDWCRPLTDEEYNQRYLVCVDINMSFAAAANSLTVGLNGPTHLENNPTFDPALPGSWLVDLSHVDLSRARVNGRTVDGSRLPSPFTPQGNRPEGPAWYATPTVQYAVELGFDVAPIEAYVRTQTGRYLDAWYKRLRDAYVDTMADMGVTTDLQGQEFLEAMARRKQVDPTMALLETAIKATAKGAIGKLRQRSRGQVPYYEPYPALDRVTWRPDIRAAVLAAQRVGLHRKLMKTAAAADLYPVAIGTDAIVYPSSGPSPLDVLPQTPEGKPAPGTFRLGVSPGMVKHQGTQTVLWAETQFEERGGVFNLANLIKTDQHAGEGE; from the coding sequence GTGTCCACTGAGGAACAGCTGTTCAGCGCCGTCGATGCGCTGCTGGAGCAAGTCGCGCAGGACGACCTGCCGGACCCTGCGGAGCGCAAGCGTCTGCGGGAGGCGGCGGGCCTGAGTCAGGCACAGATCGCCACGGCGCTGAACGCCCGCCGGGAGGCGGTGGGGAACTGGGAGACCGGCAGGACGGAGCCGCGGCCGCCGAAGCGCGCCGCGTACGCCCGGCTCCTGGAGGGCCTCGCGGCCCGATTCCCCGCCCCGGCCGCCGACGCGCCCGCCGCGGCCCCGGCGCCGGTAGTCCCGGCGGCGTTCACCGGCCCCGCGCCCGTTCCCGCCCCGGCAGCCGCAGCGCCGGTTGCTGCCGCACGGCGGGAGCCCGCCGCGAAGGCCGCTGTGTCGTCGCGGCGCCCGGGTGCGAAGAAGGCGTTGGCGAAGAAGACCGCGGCGCCGGCAGGCGCCAACGACCCGCGCTTCGTGAACGGCCCGCTCGCGGTCATCGACGCCGACCCGGACGGGCAGGTGTCGGCGTACTGCGTCGGCGGCCTGGTCCTGGACGTGCCCGCCAAGACGATCCCGGCACTGGTCGACTGGACCCTGACCGAGGCCCGGCTCGGGCAGGCCCGGCTCCACCGCAACGGCCGCGACGCCGACCCGATCCTCGTCCTCACCGCGGCCGCACTGGAGCGCTACGGCCTGCCGGTCGCCCTGTCGGAGGAGGAACGGCACGCGAGCCGCCTCCCGTCCGGCCACAAGGTGGTCAAGCAGATCGAGAAGGCCGGACTCCAGATGAGCCAGCGCGGCCTCGGCCCGTGGGCCCGCCTCTACCGCGACCCCGAAGGCTCGAAGCGCCGCTGCGTCCAGCTGTGCATCCTGCCCTGGAACGCCCTGGACCCAAGGGAGTGGGACAAGAAGGACGACCCGCAGCTGCCGACGATGCACCCGGCCGAACTCGTCCAGTACCTCGGCCTCTACGCGGCCCGGGTCATCACGCCGCGCGGCTCCACCGCGACGACCGGCCTGGAACTGATGACCGCGCTGCGCCCGCCGACCCGCGCGGAGAAGAACCCGGCCACCGGCGCGTTCGAGCGGGCCTTCAACGACGACGCGATCACCGCCAAGTACGACGTCGTCCCGTGCGAAGTCCCCGACGAACACCCGATCCTGAAGAACGCCGGGTTCGCCCGCCACCACCTGCGCACCCCGGCAGAGATGCTGATGGAGGAACCGTACGACTGGTGCCGGCCGCTGACCGACGAGGAGTACAACCAGCGGTACCTGGTCTGCGTCGACATCAACATGTCGTTCGCCGCCGCCGCCAACAGCCTCACCGTCGGGCTGAACGGGCCGACCCACCTGGAGAACAACCCGACGTTCGATCCGGCGCTCCCCGGCTCGTGGCTGGTCGACCTCAGCCACGTCGACCTGTCCCGCGCTCGGGTCAACGGCCGCACCGTCGACGGCTCCCGGCTGCCGAGCCCGTTCACGCCGCAGGGCAACCGCCCTGAGGGCCCGGCCTGGTACGCCACGCCCACCGTGCAGTACGCCGTGGAGCTCGGCTTCGACGTCGCGCCGATCGAGGCGTACGTCCGCACCCAGACCGGCCGCTACCTCGACGCCTGGTACAAGCGGCTGCGCGACGCCTACGTCGACACGATGGCCGACATGGGCGTCACCACCGACCTCCAAGGCCAGGAGTTCCTCGAGGCGATGGCCCGGCGCAAACAGGTCGACCCGACGATGGCGCTGCTGGAGACCGCGATCAAGGCCACCGCGAAGGGTGCGATCGGCAAGCTGCGCCAGCGCTCCCGGGGGCAGGTGCCGTACTACGAGCCGTACCCGGCGCTGGACCGGGTGACGTGGCGCCCCGACATCCGGGCCGCCGTGCTCGCCGCTCAGCGGGTGGGCCTGCACCGCAAGCTGATGAAGACGGCGGCCGCCGCCGACCTGTACCCGGTCGCGATCGGCACCGACGCGATCGTCTACCCCTCGTCCGGGCCGTCGCCGCTGGACGTCCTGCCGCAGACGCCGGAGGGCAAGCCGGCGCCGGGCACGTTTCGGCTCGGCGTCTCGCCCGGCATGGTCAAGCACCAGGGCACCCAGACCGTCCTGTGGGCGGAAACCCAATTCGAAGAGCGCGGCGGCGTTTTCAACCTCGCCAACCTCATCAAGACCGACCAGCACGCCGGAGAAGGGGAGTAG